One genomic segment of Mustelus asterias chromosome 26 unlocalized genomic scaffold, sMusAst1.hap1.1 SUPER_26_unloc_9, whole genome shotgun sequence includes these proteins:
- the LOC144482175 gene encoding NACHT, LRR and PYD domains-containing protein 3-like produces MTPRDLDHDNVGDSGTKVLSAALRNPDCKIQALSLSGNDLTDACAEDLASALSTNRSLIDLNLGYNKLGDSGVKLLSVALRNPDCKIQKLDLHDNALTDSCAGDLVSALSTNRSLIDLDLGTNEFGDSGVKLLSVALRKLDCKIHKLQ; encoded by the exons ATGACGcctcgaga CTTGGATCACGATAACGTGGGAGATTCAGGAACGAAGGTactgtctgcggctctgaggaatccagactgtaaaatacaggCACTGAG TCTGTCTGGTAACGATCTCACAGAtgcttgtgccgaggacctggcctctgctctcagtacaaaccgctcactgatagatctgaatctgggttacaataaactgggagattcaggagtgaaactgctgtctgtggctctgaggaatccggactgtaaaatacagaaactgga tctccatgataacgctctcacagattcttgtgccgggGACCTggtctctgctctcagtacaaaccgttcactgatagatctggatcTGGGTACCAACGAAtttggagattcaggagtgaaactgctgtctgtggctctgaggaaactggactgtaaaatacataaactgcagtaa